The sequence CCATCATCACGTGGTCAAGGACTGGGGACAGGCCAGGGAAGATCTCGGCGAGCGTGACCCCTGGGGGTGTCTGCGTGGTCATGGTGACTCCTGTCTGTGCTGCCATGGGATGAGCTTAGCGGTGGCCTCTGACAAAGATTTCTTAACTAATAGTGAAGAAGTTCTAGTGAATGGGACGGCGCGGCACTTTGTTTGGGTGTGCCTGGTGGCGTTGAACGGCGGTCCGTCGCTGGTGATTGGCTGCTGTGGTTCCCCCTGGGCGGCGGACCGCCCGACTTTTGGGAGGTTCCCGGCCCTGCTCGTGGTGAGTGGCCGGGGGCCTTGCCGGGCGGTGGGGGTTCCGCCCGGCAAGGGGTCTAGGCGGCTTCGGGTTCGTCCGCGCTTTCCGTGGTTTCCTCGGTTTCTGCCTCGGGGTCGGTGAGGATGATCTTTTCAACGTCGCTGGCCTCGTATCCCCATGCCGTGAGCTGGGCGAGGTAGTAGAGGGTGTTGCTGTGGCGGCTCCGCCAGCTCGTGCGATCGATGTTCGCCTCGTACGCGGTGATCATCATGGCGAGGGTGACCGTTTCGGGTTTGGTGGTGGGCTTGTCCACGTAGGCTGTGAACTCGCCATACCCGGTGCCGGTGCCCAGCAGTTCGGCGGTGAGTTCGGTCTTGTTCAAGGCCTTGGTCAGGATGTAGCTGCCGTGGGCAATGGTGTGGGCGATGAACTTCTGCGCGTTCTTTGGCAGGGCCTTGCGTGCCAGCACGTTTTTGACGAACTCCCTCCGGACCACCTCGGCCGAATCCATGGCTTTGTTGTTTTCAATGACCTCCCGGCGTGCGGCCTTTTCCTCCTCGGTCATCCCTCCTGCCGGGGACTTGCCGTCCTTCCGCAGCCCACGGGCCTTCCAGTCAGCCACGGCGAACTGTGTCACCAACCCGCCGTATCCGATGCCGATGTAAACCGCGTCCGCGTCCGTCTCACTGAGGCGTTCGCCCTCGGCGGTGGTCAGTGCGGAGATCAGCGCGGCGGGCCCCTTGTAATCGTAGTAGCCGGGATCTTGTTCCAACACGGTCAGGCCTTTGGCGGCAGCCTCGGCGCAAGCTTCGGCAAGCAGGGCGTTATTCCTGCGCTCGTCCCGGAGCCGCTGCACCCGGTGGGCGAAGTTTCCGGGGTTCTCAGTAGCGAGGCGTTCGAGCGTGGCCACTGCCTCGGCATCATCCGCGAATTCCTCGATCACGGCAGACTGTTCCAGCGTCAGGCCTTGGTCCAATGCCTGGGCAGCGGTGGCGTTCGCTTTGACCTTAAGCGCGGTTTCCACCACTGCTTTCTTGGCCCCCATCTTCCGGGCGATGACGCTGGCGCTCACTCCCAGCAGTGCCATTTGGTGGAACGCTTCGGCGCGGTCGCCGTCCGTGAGTGCGCTGCGGTGGTCGTTCTCCACTACCTGCGTGGCGAGGCGTTCCGCTTCCTCGGGGGTCGCTCCGACGAGCACGGGAATGGTCGCCGCTCCTGCCTCTACGGCTCCAAGGGTGCGGCGCTGTCCCATCAGGACGTGCACGGTTCCGTCCTCGGTCCGGTGGGCGACGACGGGCACCAGCACGCCGTGTTCCTTGATGCTGGCCACGAACTCCTTGGTCAGTCCAGCGTCTTTGCGGACGTTGGTGTCCACGGTCAGGGTGGTGGGGTCGAGCAGTTCGAGCGTGGGTGTTGCATTCATGTGGTGTTGCTCCTTCTTGTCCGAGAAGTTGGGTGGGTGGGGCGACCAATGGT comes from Paenarthrobacter sp. A20 and encodes:
- a CDS encoding ParB/RepB/Spo0J family partition protein, producing the protein MNATPTLELLDPTTLTVDTNVRKDAGLTKEFVASIKEHGVLVPVVAHRTEDGTVHVLMGQRRTLGAVEAGAATIPVLVGATPEEAERLATQVVENDHRSALTDGDRAEAFHQMALLGVSASVIARKMGAKKAVVETALKVKANATAAQALDQGLTLEQSAVIEEFADDAEAVATLERLATENPGNFAHRVQRLRDERRNNALLAEACAEAAAKGLTVLEQDPGYYDYKGPAALISALTTAEGERLSETDADAVYIGIGYGGLVTQFAVADWKARGLRKDGKSPAGGMTEEEKAARREVIENNKAMDSAEVVRREFVKNVLARKALPKNAQKFIAHTIAHGSYILTKALNKTELTAELLGTGTGYGEFTAYVDKPTTKPETVTLAMMITAYEANIDRTSWRSRHSNTLYYLAQLTAWGYEASDVEKIILTDPEAETEETTESADEPEAA